One region of Armigeres subalbatus isolate Guangzhou_Male chromosome 3, GZ_Asu_2, whole genome shotgun sequence genomic DNA includes:
- the LOC134226722 gene encoding cytochrome P450 4c21-like, with product MWYAILVIGAILSLAIIWSIVQKNSFSKSIDVVQPWYPLVGNLLMIIGKDDLQKFQIIAQEFNREAKLFRCYMGPMLMFCTGDPDMAKQILTDPNCFDKPYLYDFLIMKKGLLAAKTHLWKDQRRAVLPAFNTRILASFLSIFTNRSKNMIRRLESVAATGETFNILHYATTCALEMVCETTMGFNSSVFDNTDEFSTAIERALFIASRRALRYHYHLDCIYRLSEGYREERTVREYLTAHVMQVYNDAHDRYSKGLMNNAADVDESQFFRKPQIFINELFTSTIRKFEREEIIDNILTMMVAGTETSANAIAFTLLQLAMDSHYQQKVYEEIMQVFPGKEPNITMEGLRQLQLTEMVLNETLRLYPVVPLVMRKNSAEMTLCGQKLPKGYTFLVNIFTIQRRKDLWGPDADCFNPERFSPERSAGRHPFAFMAFSGGSRNCLGNRYAMISMKIMLVYLMKSFRFKTNIRQEDIRFRFDSVLRIEGGHMIQIEKR from the exons ATGTGGTACGCAATTTTGGTTATCGGAGCGATTTTGAGTCTCGCGATAATCTGGTCAATAGTGCAGAAGAATAGCTTCTCGAAAAGCATTGATGTGGTACAACCGTGGTATCCTCTAGTTGGTAATCTGCTCATGATCATAGGAAAGGACGATCTGCAAAAATTTCAGATCATTGCACAAGAATTCAATCGTGAAGCTAAGTTGTTCCGGTGCTACATGGGTCCCATGCTGATGTTTTGCACTGGAGATCCCGACATGGCTAAGCAAATATTGACCGACCCCAATTGTTTTGATAAACCGTACCTCTACGATTTCTTAATAATGAAAAAAGGACTGCTTGCGGCAAAAA CACATCTTTGGAAAGACCAGAGAAGGGCGGTTTTACCTGCTTTCAATACGAGAATTCTGGCCAGTTTCTTGTCAATTTTCACTAACCGATCCAAGAATATGATAAGGAGACTGGAATCGGTGGCAGCTACTGGGGAAACGTTTAATATCTTACATTATGCTACCACATGCGCGTTGGAAATGGTTTGTGAAACGACAATGGGTTTCAATTCGAGCGTTTTTGACAATACTGATGAATTTTCTACTGCAATTGAACG tgCACTTTTCATTGCATCAAGAAGAGCGTTGAGGtatcattatcatttagattGTATTTATCGTTTGTCTGAGGGCTATCGTGAAGAACGAACTGTACGTGAATATTTGACAGCTCACGTGATGCag GTCTACAATGATGCACACGATCGATACTCGAAAGGTTTAATGAATAATGCTGCTGATGTTGATGAGAGTCAATTTTTTCGAAAGCCACAAATTTTCATCAACGAATTATTCACCAGCaccattcggaaattcgaacgaGAGGAAATAATCGACAATATTCTAACCATGATGGTTGCTGGAACGGAAACTTCGGCCAACGCTATAGCGTTCACCTTGCTACAATTGGCAATGGACTCGCACTACCAGCAAAAAGTGTACGAAGAAATCATGCAAGTTTTTCCCGGAAAGGAACCGAACATCACCATGGAGGGGTTGAGACAACTTCAACTAACGGAAATGGTGCTGAATGAGACCCTTCGTCTGTATCCGGTAGTACCACTTGTGATGCGTAAAAATTCCGCCGAGATGACTCTTTGCGGCCAGAAGCTGCCCAAGGGATACACGTTCCTTGTCAACATCTTCACCATTCAAc GACGCAAAGACCTTTGGGGGCCCGATGCGGACTGCTTCAATCCTGAGCGGTTTTCACCGGAAAGGTCAGCTGGGAGACACCCTTTTGCATTTATGGCATTCAGTGGAGGATCCAGGAATTGTCTAG GAAATCGTTATGCGATGATAAGTATGAAAATAATGCTGGTTTATCTGATGAAGAGCTTTCGGTTCAAAACCAATATTCGACAGGAAGACATTCGCTTTCGATTCGACTCAGTTTTGCGCATAGAAGGAGGTCATATGATACAAATAGAAAAACGATAG